The Pseudomonas fluorescens genome includes a window with the following:
- a CDS encoding ABC-F family ATPase codes for MISTANITMQFGAKPLFENVSVKFGAGNRYGLIGANGCGKSTFMKILGGDLEPSGGQVMLEPNVRLGKLRQDQFAYEEFTVIDTVIMGHEELWKVKAERDRIYSLPEMTEEDGMAVAELETEFAEMDGYTAESRAGELLLGLGIGIEQHFGPMSEVSPGWKLRVLLAQALFSDPEVLLLDEPTNHLDINTIRWLENVLTQRSSLMIIISHDRHFLNSVCTHMADLDYGELRLFPGNYDEYMTVATQSREQLLSDNAKKKAQISELQSFVSRFSANASKAKQATSRAKQIDKIQLAEVKPSSRVSPFIRFEQTKKLHRQAVIVERMAKGFDGKPLFKDFSFTVEAGERVAIIGPNGIGKTTLLRTLVNELEPDAGTVKWTDAAELGYYAQDHAHDFEDDVNLFDWMGQWTQGGEQLVRGTLGRMLFSNDEILKSVKVISGGEQGRMLFGKLILQKPNVLVMDEPTNHLDMESIEALNLALENYPGTLIFVSHDREFVSSLATRIIELSADGVVDFSGTYDDYLRSQGVVF; via the coding sequence TCTCTACAGCTAACATCACGATGCAGTTCGGCGCCAAGCCACTGTTCGAAAACGTCTCTGTCAAATTCGGCGCGGGTAACCGCTACGGTCTGATTGGCGCCAACGGTTGCGGCAAGTCGACCTTCATGAAAATCCTCGGCGGCGACCTCGAGCCGTCCGGCGGCCAGGTCATGCTCGAGCCGAATGTGCGCCTGGGTAAACTGCGCCAGGACCAGTTCGCCTACGAAGAATTCACCGTGATCGACACCGTGATCATGGGTCACGAAGAGCTGTGGAAGGTCAAGGCCGAACGCGATCGCATTTATTCGCTGCCGGAAATGACCGAAGAAGACGGCATGGCCGTGGCCGAACTGGAAACCGAATTTGCCGAGATGGACGGCTACACCGCCGAATCCCGTGCCGGTGAACTGCTGTTGGGCCTGGGGATTGGCATCGAGCAGCATTTCGGCCCGATGAGCGAAGTGTCGCCAGGCTGGAAGCTGCGTGTGTTGCTGGCCCAGGCGCTGTTCTCCGACCCGGAAGTGCTGCTGCTCGACGAACCGACCAACCACCTGGACATCAACACCATCCGCTGGCTGGAAAACGTGCTGACCCAGCGTTCGAGCCTGATGATCATCATCTCCCACGACCGTCACTTCCTGAACAGTGTCTGCACCCACATGGCGGACCTGGACTACGGCGAGCTGCGCCTGTTCCCGGGCAACTACGACGAATACATGACCGTGGCGACCCAGTCCCGCGAGCAGTTGCTGTCGGACAACGCCAAGAAGAAAGCCCAGATTTCCGAACTGCAGTCGTTCGTCAGCCGGTTCTCGGCCAACGCCTCGAAAGCCAAGCAAGCCACCTCCCGCGCCAAGCAGATCGACAAGATCCAACTGGCCGAGGTCAAGCCATCGAGCCGTGTCAGCCCGTTCATTCGCTTCGAACAGACCAAGAAACTGCACCGTCAGGCGGTCATCGTCGAGCGCATGGCAAAGGGCTTCGACGGCAAGCCGCTGTTCAAGGACTTCAGTTTCACCGTCGAAGCCGGTGAACGCGTGGCGATCATTGGCCCGAACGGTATCGGCAAGACCACGTTGCTGCGCACCCTGGTCAATGAACTGGAACCCGACGCCGGTACCGTGAAATGGACCGACGCTGCGGAACTGGGCTACTACGCCCAGGACCATGCTCACGACTTCGAGGACGACGTCAACCTGTTCGACTGGATGGGCCAGTGGACCCAGGGTGGCGAACAACTGGTGCGTGGCACCCTGGGCCGCATGCTGTTCTCCAACGACGAGATCCTCAAGTCGGTCAAGGTCATTTCCGGTGGTGAACAGGGTCGCATGCTGTTCGGCAAGTTGATCCTGCAGAAGCCAAACGTGCTGGTGATGGACGAACCGACCAACCACTTGGACATGGAATCGATCGAAGCGCTGAACCTGGCGCTGGAAAACTACCCGGGCACGCTGATTTTCGTCAGCCATGACCGTGAGTTCGTATCGTCCCTGGCCACCCGCATCATCGAGCTGAGCGCCGATGGCGTGGTCGACTTCAGCGGCACCTATGACGACTACCTGCGTAGCCAGGGTGTGGTGTTCTAA
- a CDS encoding RHS repeat-associated core domain-containing protein, whose protein sequence is MTDSTAVHSNAFNFMSYIAGGVDPRTNQYTFSINFPEFKPNFLNGPLLSLAMGFNPMNRHDSGYGTGWNVQQSQYRVQRQILTLNSGERYKVTAQREEGLLVELLMKEKKLNTFRFYRDKDDDQLYRLVHKSGLVEELRVHGRGDDAVALPVRMIAPEGHAVTLGHLPFGAHDFRLASISDERGDLLKVDRQEGSVILDLHPTAGANGTPLARYSMTLDSGTEKYVKVITLPSEAGRNVAWRLNYRPVGEYTCIVSVETPLGGREEVVYDAQGHEFPTGSGRQPIPRVKEHRVFPGSGQPMVETHYSFTDGSTYLETNNFLGRNLVLSWNDEGLDNLYQFTGSHYAYGCTEHLMNGGVEVQRIKRTFNQFHLLTLETTTRNTAQQEVETVYGQIPGGFDGQPDWFQLPHEVTNRWRLGSQLRSEKSSSTYDSYGNLLVQTHPTGVVETSFYYDKDGEDGCPKDPDGFVRNLKSQTQTPAPGYVAGAPTLRTDYRYVLYPSLDGSGRSSWLALERETLTRTAPGAVMELRSTAYEYYHDKDDAQAHVVHGRLKHQSVALNEKATITAYTYGVTMGTLADETVLQTVETLTTDFDQVHKIITLESSLLNGESLLERDDNDVEIRRTYDVLNRVTSETVAPNDPRYKATRNYEYYLSASIGQRAEQWLFDVKGVKTVTAFDGLNRAVYEERNDADSSQPAMRQTYAAQYDVFGNLIEQTEYDWWGAQEKPFKTRFLFDDWNQPFCEIGPDGVERYKQVNPIGDRNWSGPIERSWEQDSTKVHFSGITETRLNLFEKPVQTERLALDESVISRQKYSYDGLGRSVKEELGLRTPLRVTEYSYDAFDRMTQTILPQGARIVREYAEHSAEDWPTRISVDGQELGTQTFDGLGRMTESVTGGRLQRYEYDPQQTRPKTVTPASGQTVEYQYMPQLSDEPLRRQLSGGDICNYEYDPANARLTKASVGGRTLARTYFSFGEPKSETVEADGQTFAMAYEYSFRSRLLSYTDVLDQIQQYEYDPKGRLERTSLGTTSSAFTYDALGRVATITTQDIVDGAPARTLGISLEYDEFHRETKRTFDLDGVIQVLDQVYDEFDCLVRRTLTEGPQTLRDETYAYDLRGRLETYTCAGSQPPIDPYGNRLSGQTFIFDAMDNLIIVITETVDGKNNMAEYHYENPQDPAQLSRVTNSGDAGHPDELVLSYDANGNLIQDEQGRVLEYDALNRLLSVSESGSGKTGNFQYDPLDRLSNNDDGGGSQQHFYKGDHIANLVDGERSSTFMRGDDHLLAERQGDNTLLLAGNFTNSVMNEVSSDSTHSLAYSPYGHRSAEQPISTELGFNGELREAQTGGYMLGKGYRVYSPVLMRFNSPDSWSPFGKGGLNGYAYSQRPLDEVDPTGHFVVNAALGALLLGVIAASTSVGAALTDDNTARIVFIAIASVAGVASIGLGVAAFRMTPAPNRMPVAHPRSRTGTASRPTGNVPRPTNDPFAGATAPPLSASAGDPYAPTAPRLSASSASGRVGDPYAATAPLPSNPPSYSAATAKSGMLPKYTELDFDELLRGATIRMNGIRSTAP, encoded by the coding sequence ATGACCGACTCCACGGCGGTACATTCCAACGCTTTCAATTTCATGAGTTACATAGCGGGCGGGGTTGATCCTCGAACCAATCAATACACTTTTTCCATCAACTTCCCCGAATTCAAACCCAACTTCTTGAACGGTCCGCTGCTGTCCCTGGCCATGGGCTTCAATCCCATGAACCGTCATGACAGCGGTTACGGCACCGGCTGGAACGTGCAGCAATCGCAATATCGGGTTCAGCGGCAAATCCTGACCTTGAACAGCGGCGAGCGTTACAAGGTTACGGCGCAACGGGAGGAAGGGCTTCTGGTCGAGCTTCTGATGAAAGAGAAAAAGCTCAATACCTTCCGTTTTTACCGTGATAAAGACGACGATCAACTCTACCGACTGGTGCATAAGTCCGGTCTGGTCGAAGAACTCAGGGTCCATGGCCGGGGAGACGATGCGGTTGCCTTGCCTGTCCGGATGATTGCGCCGGAAGGTCATGCGGTGACGCTGGGGCACTTGCCCTTCGGTGCCCATGATTTCCGGCTTGCGAGCATCAGTGATGAGCGCGGCGATTTGCTGAAGGTAGACCGTCAGGAGGGCAGCGTCATCCTGGACCTGCACCCCACTGCCGGCGCCAACGGCACGCCGTTGGCGCGCTATTCGATGACGCTGGATTCCGGCACCGAGAAGTACGTCAAAGTCATTACTTTGCCGAGCGAAGCGGGTCGCAACGTTGCCTGGCGTCTGAATTACAGGCCAGTGGGCGAATACACCTGCATCGTGTCGGTGGAAACGCCACTGGGCGGGCGGGAAGAAGTGGTCTATGACGCGCAGGGCCATGAGTTTCCCACCGGCAGTGGTCGTCAGCCCATACCCCGGGTGAAAGAACACCGGGTGTTCCCTGGCAGCGGACAGCCCATGGTAGAAACGCATTACAGTTTCACCGACGGTTCGACCTACCTGGAGACCAATAATTTCCTGGGTCGCAATCTGGTGCTGAGTTGGAACGATGAAGGGTTGGATAACCTCTATCAGTTCACTGGCAGCCATTACGCCTACGGTTGCACCGAGCACCTGATGAATGGAGGGGTGGAGGTCCAGCGTATCAAACGTACCTTCAACCAGTTTCACTTGCTCACCCTGGAGACCACGACGCGCAACACGGCACAGCAGGAGGTCGAGACTGTGTATGGTCAGATCCCCGGTGGGTTCGATGGCCAACCAGACTGGTTTCAACTCCCTCACGAAGTCACCAACCGCTGGCGGTTGGGTAGCCAATTACGTAGCGAAAAGTCCAGCAGCACCTATGACAGCTACGGCAATCTGTTGGTCCAGACCCATCCCACAGGTGTTGTCGAAACCAGTTTTTACTACGATAAGGACGGAGAAGATGGCTGCCCGAAAGACCCCGATGGCTTCGTGCGCAATCTCAAAAGTCAAACCCAGACGCCCGCTCCTGGCTATGTGGCCGGTGCGCCGACCCTGCGGACCGATTATCGCTACGTGCTGTATCCATCGCTGGACGGCAGCGGACGTTCGTCGTGGCTGGCGCTCGAACGTGAAACGCTCACGCGAACGGCTCCCGGCGCCGTCATGGAATTACGTAGCACGGCCTATGAGTACTACCACGACAAGGACGACGCGCAGGCGCATGTGGTGCATGGACGCCTGAAGCACCAGTCGGTTGCCTTGAATGAAAAAGCAACGATAACCGCCTACACGTACGGGGTGACGATGGGCACCCTGGCCGACGAGACGGTTCTGCAAACAGTGGAAACGCTGACGACAGACTTCGATCAGGTGCACAAAATCATTACATTGGAAAGCTCGCTACTCAACGGCGAGTCGCTGCTTGAGCGCGACGACAATGACGTAGAGATACGCCGCACTTACGATGTGCTGAATCGGGTCACCAGTGAAACCGTGGCACCGAACGACCCACGCTACAAGGCAACGCGCAATTATGAATATTATCTCTCCGCCAGCATTGGGCAACGGGCCGAGCAATGGTTGTTCGACGTCAAGGGCGTGAAGACCGTGACGGCATTCGATGGGCTTAACAGGGCGGTTTACGAAGAGCGCAACGATGCCGACAGCAGCCAACCGGCAATGCGCCAGACCTATGCCGCCCAGTACGATGTTTTCGGGAACCTGATCGAGCAGACCGAATACGATTGGTGGGGAGCGCAGGAGAAACCCTTCAAGACACGGTTTCTGTTCGACGACTGGAATCAGCCCTTCTGCGAGATCGGCCCGGACGGCGTGGAGCGCTATAAGCAAGTCAATCCGATTGGCGATCGAAACTGGTCAGGCCCGATTGAACGAAGCTGGGAGCAGGATTCGACGAAGGTCCACTTCAGCGGGATCACTGAAACGCGTCTCAACCTGTTTGAAAAGCCTGTCCAGACAGAGCGTCTGGCCTTGGATGAAAGCGTAATCAGTCGGCAAAAATATAGTTATGACGGGTTGGGACGGTCGGTGAAGGAAGAGTTGGGCCTCAGGACTCCGTTGCGCGTTACCGAGTACAGCTATGATGCTTTCGACCGTATGACGCAAACCATCTTGCCTCAAGGTGCCAGGATTGTGCGCGAATATGCCGAGCACAGCGCTGAAGATTGGCCTACACGCATCAGCGTGGATGGACAGGAACTGGGAACGCAAACGTTCGACGGGCTGGGCCGCATGACCGAGTCGGTCACCGGAGGGCGTTTGCAACGCTATGAATACGATCCGCAGCAGACCCGACCTAAGACCGTGACCCCCGCCAGTGGTCAAACGGTCGAATACCAGTACATGCCACAGTTGAGTGATGAACCTCTGCGTCGCCAACTTTCAGGTGGGGACATCTGTAACTACGAGTATGACCCGGCCAACGCGCGATTGACGAAGGCCAGCGTGGGCGGGCGGACACTGGCACGTACTTATTTCAGTTTTGGCGAGCCCAAGAGCGAAACCGTTGAAGCGGATGGGCAAACTTTCGCGATGGCCTACGAGTATAGTTTTCGCAGTCGTTTGCTCAGCTATACCGATGTGCTCGATCAAATACAGCAGTATGAATATGACCCTAAAGGTCGATTGGAGCGTACATCCTTGGGGACGACTTCGTCGGCCTTCACTTACGACGCCTTGGGGCGTGTCGCTACCATCACCACGCAGGACATCGTCGACGGCGCACCGGCGAGAACCCTTGGTATCAGCCTTGAATACGATGAGTTTCATCGTGAAACAAAGCGTACGTTCGACCTTGATGGTGTTATCCAGGTATTGGATCAGGTATACGACGAGTTTGACTGTCTCGTGCGACGCACCTTGACCGAAGGCCCCCAGACGCTGCGTGACGAAACCTATGCCTATGATCTTCGTGGACGCCTGGAGACGTATACCTGTGCGGGCAGCCAACCGCCAATTGATCCGTATGGCAACAGGCTCTCGGGGCAAACCTTTATCTTCGATGCGATGGATAATCTGATCATCGTTATCACAGAGACGGTCGATGGAAAAAACAACATGGCCGAATATCATTATGAAAATCCGCAAGACCCTGCCCAACTGAGTCGAGTCACCAACTCAGGGGATGCGGGGCATCCAGACGAGCTGGTGCTTTCCTATGATGCCAACGGTAACCTGATTCAAGACGAGCAAGGCCGAGTCCTGGAATATGACGCGCTTAATCGGCTGCTCAGTGTGAGTGAGTCCGGATCGGGTAAAACGGGTAACTTCCAGTATGATCCACTGGACCGGTTATCCAATAACGATGACGGTGGCGGTTCCCAGCAACATTTTTACAAGGGCGATCACATCGCCAACCTTGTGGATGGGGAGCGGAGCAGTACCTTCATGCGCGGCGATGACCATTTATTGGCAGAGCGTCAGGGCGACAACACGCTGTTACTGGCCGGTAATTTCACCAACAGTGTAATGAATGAAGTCAGCTCCGACTCAACCCATTCTCTTGCTTACAGCCCTTATGGCCATCGTAGCGCCGAACAACCTATCAGTACCGAACTGGGTTTCAATGGTGAACTGAGGGAGGCTCAGACCGGAGGATATATGCTGGGAAAGGGTTACCGGGTGTATAGCCCGGTGCTCATGCGATTCAATAGCCCGGACAGCTGGAGTCCATTCGGCAAGGGGGGGCTCAACGGGTATGCATACAGCCAGAGGCCGCTCGATGAGGTAGACCCTACGGGGCACTTCGTTGTTAACGCGGCGTTGGGCGCCTTGCTTTTAGGCGTTATAGCTGCCTCCACAAGTGTTGGTGCGGCTCTCACCGACGACAACACGGCTCGCATTGTGTTTATCGCCATTGCTTCGGTAGCGGGGGTGGCGTCGATTGGTTTAGGCGTGGCGGCATTTAGGATGACCCCAGCGCCGAATAGAATGCCCGTTGCGCATCCACGGTCTCGCACTGGAACTGCTTCTCGCCCTACAGGCAATGTGCCGAGACCGACTAACGATCCATTCGCTGGTGCTACTGCTCCCCCGCTTTCTGCATCGGCTGGCGATCCATACGCTCCTACTGCTCCCCGGCTTTCTGCATCCTCAGCGTCGGGAAGGGTTGGCGATCCATACGCTGCTACTGCTCCCCTTCCTTCTAATCCGCCGAGTTATTCTGCCGCGACAGCAAAATCAGGCATGCTACCTAAGTATACTGAGCTGGATTTTGACGAGCTACTGAGAGGGGCGACAATAAGAATGAATGGTATTAGAAGCACAGCTCCATAA